From the Chloroflexota bacterium genome, the window GCCAAAGGCTTGAGCGATGTCAAAGTGTTTCTGGGCGGCATCATCCCTGACGAAGATATCCCCGCTCTCACCGCCCAGGGTGTGACCGGGGTGTTTGGCCCTGGGGCCAACACCCACTCGATCATCAACGCCGTTAAAGAGGCCGTGAAGAAATAACGCCCCGCATGACTCTGCCCGATTCCATCCTCAACGGCGACCGCCGCGCGTTAGCCCGTCTCATCACCCAAATTGAAAACGAACGCCCCGAAGCGCGCGCCGCTCTCGCCGCCCTCCACGCGCACACCGGCCGGGCCTACCTCGTTGGCGTGACCGGGCCGCCCGGCAGCGGCAAGTCCACGCTGGTGACTGAGATGGCTAAAGCTTATCGCCGCCTCGGCCAAACCGTTGCCATCGTGGCCGTTGACCCTACCAGCCCGTTTACCGGCGGCGCGATCTTGGGCGACCGGATTCGGATGCGCGATCTTTCCGGCGACGAAGGCGTCTTCATTCGAAGCATGGCCACCCGCGGCAGTCTGGGCGGGCTGGCCCGCGCCACCGCCGACGTGACCGATGCCCTCGACTCCGCCGGCTTCGATCTCATCCTCATCGAAACCGTCGGCGCCGGGCAATCGGAAGTGGACATTGCCGGGCTGGCTTACACCACGCTCGTCGTCGAAGCGCCCGGCCTGGGCGATGACGTGCAAGCCATCAAGGCCGGCATTCTTGAGATTGCCGACGTGCTGGTGGTGAACAAAGCTGATCAGCCGGGGACGGAAGCGGCGGTGCGCGCCCTGCGCGGCATGTTGACTCTGGCTCATCCCTCGCGGCGGGAATTTTTTCCTCACCACGGTTCTGAGGTGGAAGCCGCCGTCCACGCAGGTGACGGTGAAACCGGCCCCGCGTGGGCGACTCCTATTTGTGAAACTATCGCCCTCGAAGGCAAAGGGATCGAGTCGCTTCTGGAGTCGATCAACAATCACCGCGCCCATCTCAACGCCAGCGGCGAACTGGCTCAGCGAAGACGCGCCCGAATCCGCCGCCACCTGGAAATGTTGGTGCGCGAGCAGTTGTATGCCCGCTTTCTGGATGGCGCGCCCGACAAGCTTGAGGTTGCCATTGAAGCCGTCGTCAACCGGACGCGCGATCCTTATTCAATCGTCGAGGAGCTATTGAAATGATCATCGGTCAGAGAGTCCGTCTGCGGGCCATCGAGCGCGCCGACCTGCCGCGCTTTGTGGCCTGGTTCGCCGACCCGGAAGTGCGCGACGGGCTGGGCCTGCACCTGGGCATGAGCCTGGCCCAGGAAGAGCAATGGTTTGAAGAGACGTTGAAGCGCGACCGCAACGAGCAACCACTTTCCATTGAAGTCGAGTCATCTGAAGGTTGGGTTCACATCGGCTCAGCCGGCTTCCACGAGATTGACTGGCGCAACCGCCACGCCGAGCTTGGCATTGCCATTGGCGACAAACAATTCTGGAACAAGGGTTACGGCACGGACGCCACGCGAACGCTGACCGGCTTTGGCTTCGACGAACTGAATCTGGAGCGCATCTTTCTGCGCGTGTTCGATACCAACCCGCGCGCGATCCGGTGCTACGAAAAAGTGGGTTTCAAGCACGAAGGCCGCCTGAGGCGAGAGCGATTTCACGACGGGCGTTATAATGACACTCTGATCATGGGGATTTTGCGGGACGAGTGGGAGGCGGGCAAGACATGACGGGACGGCTTCACCGGGAAGTTGAATCAATGTATGGCGGCATCCGGCTGATCGGCGGCACTTCGACGCCCGACCTGGCCCAGGAGATCAGCGACTATCTCTACACGCCGCTCGGCGGGCGCGACATCATCGAGTTCCCCAACGAGAATATTTTTGTGCGCCTGCACTCCAGCGCCCGCGGCCAGGACGTGTACGTGATCCAGACCACCAGCTCGCCGGTGAACTACAACCTGATGGAACTGCTCATCGTCCTGCAAACCCTGCGGCTGGACTCGGCGGCCCGCATCACCGCCGTCGTTCCCTACCTGTGCTACTCGCGTTCGGACAAGAAGGATCAGCCGCGCGTGCCTATCACTGCCCGGCTGGTGGCCGACATGATCGAGGCCGCCGGGGCCGACCGTTACATGACGATTGACCTGCACGCCGGCCAGATTCAGGGCTTCTTCTCCATCCCCGGCGACGTGCTCACCGCCTTTCACATGTTGAGCGAATACTTTTTAGCCAAGCGTGAGCAAATGGCCGACCCGGTGATTGTGACCGCCGATCTGGGCTTTGCCAAGAAGGGCCGCAACTTCGCCGCCAAGCTTAACGCTTCGATGGCCTTTATTGAAAAGCGCCGCACCGGCAACGACGCCAACGCCGAAGCCATGACCGTCATCGGCGACGTGAACGGCAAGGACGTGATCATCGTGGACGACGAAGTGGACACGGCCGGCTCGGTGGGCCAGGCGGTAAACATCGTGCGCGATCACGGCGCGCGCGACGTGTATTTGTCCTTTGTTCACCCGGTGCTGTCCGGCCCGGCGGTGGAGCGCCTGCGGAAGCTGGAATTGAAGGAGATCGTCACCACCAACACCATTCCCGTGCCGCAACACAAGAAATTGCCCAACATGACCATTATCTCGGTAGCCAAACTGCTGGGCGAAGTGATCCGCCGCGCTCACGAGGGGAGGAGTGTGGGGGAGATGTTTAATGAATGAAAAAAAGACTTCGGAAGTCTCCTCAGACTTCCGAAGTCTTTTTTAGTTATAGATGCCCTCGTATGGAATTGGGTCACCTGTGCCAATGTCCCAAAACGGATTATAACTGCGTTCTGCAAAGATGTACCAAGCTGTTGCTCCAATATGTAAAGTATTAGGGGAGGTCCATCCATAGCCAGTCACCGCTCCCCCAAGGCAAGCAGATACGATCCCCTTATTGTTATTGTTGGGCACAACAACTTGAACTTTACGCAGAACTTCCAAGAAGTCACTTGCTTTAGCAGTTTCATTTTTCATTTGGAAAGCTATAATCATGTGAGCCGTTCCCTCCCACCAACAACCCCTAGGTCTGTAATTAGGGTCCTTATATCTAGGATCGTCGCTACGCATGAAACTGAATAAGAATCCTGTGCATGTTGGGCAACCAGGGCAGGAACTCACCTCCAAGTTGTTTTCGACCCAAGTGATTCCAGTGCCATATTTGCTTATCTCGCCCAAAGCCATCAGACCCCAAGTCTGTGCGTCTTCGGGGATGGGGCTTCCATTCACAGATCCATTATTTAGTGTACCTGTCCAAAAATGGGCAAGTAATATTGTTGGATTCCACATACTTTGGACAAAGTTCTTGGCGTACATGGCACGTGTTCGCCAATCTGCATTACCCGTAGCTTCATATAACTTCATAAAGGCAACATAAACGTCGATATTGTGTTCTGTGCCTTTCCACTCAAGCTTCTTGTAAGAATTTGTGCCTTCGTCAAAGAAATAGCCGCCAGTATAGCCGTCACATACTCCAGTGTTGCAAGTGTTGTCGTAGATCCACTCGCCCAAACTTTGGGCGGCAGTTAAATAAGTTGTTCCACCTTGAATCTCATAGTAGTCAAGCAGGGCTAACATAGCCCATGCCATGTTTCCAGTGTTCGAGTCGAGGCTTGGTACGATGTAGGGAACAGGAATGCAAGCCTTTCCATCTGGATTCATTAGGTGTGATGCGCAATAGGCATCGCGAAGGCGACCATCATTGAAAACGGGATCATTGTTTTGCGCTTCGATAAAGCTATCCGCTATGACTTTAGCTCTCTCCCAATCCTCAGATGTGCCTCGAGCCATAAAGGCTATCATTGCCAGAGCATTGTCGTATACCCACGCAGTATCGGCATCATTAGTCCCTCTATAACTCTCTAGGAGCCGATTCGTACTGCCATTGCCATAAGCATCCATAACTTCATACAGATGATCATAGGCTAGACCCCCGCCTGGCATGATAAAGTTCCGAATTTCTGACTCGCTATATTGACCTGCTGTATTGTATGCCCTGACCCGCCAATAATAGATCGCTCCTCGAGTCAACGGGGTTTCTACAGTGTAGGTTGAAAAGGGCGTTCTGCCTCCTTGTCTCCGCCCCAAAACAGAACTAAATTGAGGGTTTGTGGAAATTGTGACTTCATAATAGGCAGGTGCAGAGTTGGAGTCGCTCCAATCTAATATTGGCATTGGACCTGTCAGCATTGGTGCACCATTAGTTGGCGAAGTTAACATCGGCACGCTCGGAGGGTTCGGGCTGTCGAAGTGTCCTACTCTTGACCAGGGGCTCGAGCCGCTAGAGTTATTAGCACGGACTCGCCAGAAGATCGTGGCATTGCGCGGCAAGTCGTTTGTTAAGGTGTGTGCTGATGATGCCATGTTCATACTCACTTCGCAAAAGGCAAAGCTCCGCGAAATTGAAACTTGAAGAGTGTAAGACAAAGCTCCAGACACGTTTCCCCAATCAAACAACGGACGTAGTATTGGCGGTGGATATAACTGGTTGGGCGTGATGAGCTGTGGTGTAGAAAGTGCTGGATTTGGTTTATTGATTACAGCACAACTCACTGGCGAGTTTTGACTGTTGGCGAATCTTGAGATTGTTTCTGAAGTGTCAGCTTGAACGGTTGATGGATCAAACCAACCGACACTAGCAATGAGCAAGCTCACGAGTGCAACTGAGCGAAGAAATTTGACCATGCTGTTCCTCCTCGGCTAGAATTGTTATCAGTTTAGCACGGTCATTGCCAGTTTGATCCTTTCAGTTTGACAGGTCTTCATTGGCCACAAAAAAAGAACCGCCCTTCAGTGTTTCGTTGGAGGGCGGTTAGACGCTTTCAGTTTAGCCTCAAGGTACTACAAACGCCCGTCTGGCCGACCACGGCCCAAACTGCAACAGGCCGTCAGCCGAATAGTTCACCGCTCGCACGCGCCAGTAGTAAGCGTTGGATGCAAGCGCCAACTCGACCGTGTACTGCGAAACTGCTGTTCGCCCACCTCGCCCGCGCCCAAGCCAGGTGGCAAAGTTGTCGGTTGAAATTTGCACTTCGTAGTAGGCCGGGGCGGGAGTCAGGTCGTTCCAGTCCAGAGTCGGCGACCCCGTGACGGCGGCGCCGGCGGCAGGCGCAACCATCAGCGGGGCGCTGGTCGGCGGCGTGGCGCTGTCGAAGTGCCGAGTCCGCGACCAGTTGCTGGCGCCGAGCGCCCCGTTGGCTTTCACTCGCCAGAAGATGAGGACGCCACGCGGCAGGTCAACCGTTGGCACGTAAGCCGAAGCGCTGACGTTGAGGTTGACGAGCAAGGTGGCAAAGGTCTGGCTGGTGGAGATTTGAATGGAATACGAGTCTGCGCCGCTGACGTTGTTCCAGTCGAAGACCGGGCGAGTGCTGTTGGCGGCCAGGTTGGCAGGAGCGGGCGACTGGACGATGGTTTTGAAGGTAAAGGTGCTCGACCAGCCGAATGATTGATTCAGGTTGTTGTAAGCGCGAACGCGCCAGTAGTAGGTGACATCGGCGTTGAGCGGTGCGCCGGGCGTGAAGTCGGACGTTGTCAGTGTGGAGTCGTCAATCGTCGGCGACGAGAAGTTGCTGTTGTCGTCCACCTGAAGCTGATAGTGATCCAGGTTGCCGGTCGAGTCATTCCAGTCGAGTGTCGGCGTGTAGTCAGTGGTGGTGGAATTATGGGCCGGGGCAACCAGGGTCGGG encodes:
- a CDS encoding GNAT family N-acetyltransferase, with protein sequence MIIGQRVRLRAIERADLPRFVAWFADPEVRDGLGLHLGMSLAQEEQWFEETLKRDRNEQPLSIEVESSEGWVHIGSAGFHEIDWRNRHAELGIAIGDKQFWNKGYGTDATRTLTGFGFDELNLERIFLRVFDTNPRAIRCYEKVGFKHEGRLRRERFHDGRYNDTLIMGILRDEWEAGKT
- a CDS encoding ribose-phosphate diphosphokinase — protein: MYGGIRLIGGTSTPDLAQEISDYLYTPLGGRDIIEFPNENIFVRLHSSARGQDVYVIQTTSSPVNYNLMELLIVLQTLRLDSAARITAVVPYLCYSRSDKKDQPRVPITARLVADMIEAAGADRYMTIDLHAGQIQGFFSIPGDVLTAFHMLSEYFLAKREQMADPVIVTADLGFAKKGRNFAAKLNASMAFIEKRRTGNDANAEAMTVIGDVNGKDVIIVDDEVDTAGSVGQAVNIVRDHGARDVYLSFVHPVLSGPAVERLRKLELKEIVTTNTIPVPQHKKLPNMTIISVAKLLGEVIRRAHEGRSVGEMFNE
- the meaB gene encoding methylmalonyl Co-A mutase-associated GTPase MeaB encodes the protein MTLPDSILNGDRRALARLITQIENERPEARAALAALHAHTGRAYLVGVTGPPGSGKSTLVTEMAKAYRRLGQTVAIVAVDPTSPFTGGAILGDRIRMRDLSGDEGVFIRSMATRGSLGGLARATADVTDALDSAGFDLILIETVGAGQSEVDIAGLAYTTLVVEAPGLGDDVQAIKAGILEIADVLVVNKADQPGTEAAVRALRGMLTLAHPSRREFFPHHGSEVEAAVHAGDGETGPAWATPICETIALEGKGIESLLESINNHRAHLNASGELAQRRRARIRRHLEMLVREQLYARFLDGAPDKLEVAIEAVVNRTRDPYSIVEELLK